From the genome of Geobacter sp. SVR, one region includes:
- the hemB gene encoding porphobilinogen synthase — translation MFFPQYRARRIRGSEIFRRMVRETSLSVNDLIYPMFSAFGSGIRKEVSSMPGIYQQSIEHIVAEAKEVRDLGIPAVLLFGIPETKDAVGSDAYSDTGIIQETIRAIKREVPGLAVITDVCLCEYTDHGHCGLIVQGDVDNDATLELLAKEAVSHARAGADMVAPSDMMDGRVAAIRDALDENGFDAVPVMSYAVKYASGYYGPFREAAESTPQFGDRRTYQMDPANRLEALREAAQDIEEGADIIMVKPGLPYLDIVRDLRNEYSLPLAVYNVSGEYSMIKGAAANGWIDEERVVMETMLAFKRAGADIIITYHAKDIAHWLQK, via the coding sequence ATGTTTTTTCCGCAATACAGGGCACGCCGGATCCGCGGCAGTGAAATTTTCCGGCGGATGGTGCGCGAGACCAGCCTGTCGGTCAACGATCTGATCTACCCGATGTTTTCGGCCTTCGGGAGCGGTATCAGGAAAGAAGTTTCCTCGATGCCCGGCATCTATCAGCAATCGATCGAGCATATCGTGGCAGAAGCCAAAGAGGTCAGGGATCTCGGCATTCCGGCCGTGCTGCTGTTCGGCATCCCTGAAACCAAGGATGCCGTAGGCAGCGATGCCTACTCGGATACCGGTATCATCCAGGAGACCATTCGAGCCATCAAGCGCGAGGTTCCCGGCCTGGCGGTGATCACCGATGTCTGCCTGTGTGAATATACCGATCACGGTCATTGCGGCCTGATCGTCCAAGGGGATGTGGACAACGACGCTACTCTGGAGTTGCTGGCAAAGGAAGCGGTCTCCCATGCCAGGGCAGGAGCCGACATGGTGGCTCCCTCGGACATGATGGACGGCCGGGTGGCAGCCATCCGCGATGCGCTGGACGAGAATGGTTTCGATGCCGTTCCGGTCATGAGCTATGCCGTCAAGTACGCCTCGGGCTATTACGGCCCCTTCCGTGAGGCAGCCGAGTCCACCCCTCAGTTCGGCGACCGCCGCACCTACCAGATGGATCCGGCCAACCGGCTCGAGGCCTTGCGGGAGGCGGCCCAGGATATCGAGGAGGGAGCGGACATCATCATGGTCAAGCCGGGCCTGCCCTATCTGGACATCGTGCGCGACCTGCGCAACGAATACAGCCTGCCCCTGGCGGTGTACAACGTGTCGGGCGAATACAGCATGATCAAGGGGGCCGCGGCCAACGGCTGGATCGACGAAGAACGTGTGGTGATGGAGACCATGCTGGCCTTCAAGCGGGCCGGCGCCGATATCATCATCACCTACCATGCCAAGGATATCGCCCACTGGCTGCAGAAATAG
- the larA gene encoding nickel-dependent lactate racemase yields MNLKYGSTSFQLDLPPGRLGGTIEPAMAPAVTSPEEIIARALDTCQELARFSPGEKVVIVTSDITRYTGSELYLPQLVERLNRQGIPDRDIQILIALGIHRAQTEHEHRKILGPLYGRIAVTDHNCDDPAGLVFLGRTSGGIEVSINRRAVEADRLILTGVIGFHYFAGFGGGRKAVLPGIASRQACMSSHFAVLNPHPGSGKNPLATTGSLEGNPVHQAMLEACAMAEPDLLFNTVLSLDKRIIAAYAGHWREAHDEGCRFYRERFSYPLRRKADMVIVSCGGHPKDINLIQAHKSMEYASQALAEGGVMILLAECRDGFGHDTFFNWFRHKRLDEFESALRSHYEINGQTAFSMLMKAQRFRIILVSSFTAHQVEAMGMLPASSLEQALAMAEELLPADWQALVMPEGGSVLPVVMD; encoded by the coding sequence TTGAACCTCAAATACGGCTCCACCTCGTTTCAACTCGATCTTCCCCCTGGTCGCCTGGGCGGGACGATCGAGCCGGCCATGGCCCCTGCCGTCACATCTCCGGAAGAGATCATCGCACGCGCCCTGGATACCTGCCAAGAATTGGCCCGTTTTTCTCCCGGCGAAAAGGTGGTCATCGTTACCTCCGACATTACCCGCTACACCGGCAGCGAATTGTATCTGCCGCAGCTGGTCGAGCGGCTCAACCGCCAGGGCATTCCCGACCGCGATATCCAGATCCTGATCGCCCTCGGCATCCACCGTGCACAGACCGAACACGAGCACCGGAAGATCCTGGGGCCGCTGTATGGCCGTATCGCGGTGACAGACCACAATTGCGACGATCCTGCCGGTCTGGTCTTCCTCGGCAGGACCAGCGGCGGCATCGAGGTCAGCATCAACCGCCGCGCCGTGGAGGCGGACCGACTGATTCTGACCGGCGTGATCGGCTTTCACTACTTCGCCGGTTTCGGCGGCGGGCGCAAAGCGGTATTGCCCGGAATCGCCAGCCGGCAAGCCTGCATGTCCAGCCACTTCGCCGTGCTCAATCCCCATCCCGGCAGCGGCAAGAATCCGCTGGCCACCACCGGCAGCCTGGAGGGCAATCCCGTGCATCAGGCCATGCTGGAGGCCTGTGCCATGGCAGAACCGGATCTGCTTTTCAATACGGTGCTGTCGTTGGACAAGCGCATCATTGCCGCCTATGCTGGCCATTGGCGTGAAGCCCACGACGAGGGGTGCCGTTTCTACCGCGAGCGTTTCAGCTATCCGCTGCGCCGTAAAGCCGACATGGTGATCGTCTCCTGTGGGGGGCATCCCAAGGACATCAACCTGATCCAGGCCCACAAATCCATGGAATACGCCTCCCAGGCGCTGGCAGAGGGTGGGGTGATGATCCTGCTGGCCGAATGCCGCGACGGCTTCGGCCATGACACCTTCTTCAACTGGTTCCGTCACAAGCGGCTGGATGAGTTCGAGTCCGCCTTGCGGAGCCATTACGAGATCAACGGCCAGACGGCCTTCTCGATGCTGATGAAGGCTCAGCGTTTCCGGATCATCCTGGTATCCAGCTTTACGGCACACCAGGTGGAGGCGATGGGCATGCTGCCGGCCTCTTCGCTGGAACAGGCGCTGGCCATGGCCGAAGAGCTGCTGCCAGCGGACTGGCAGGCCCTGGTCATGCCGGAAGGGGGCAGCGTGCTGCCGGTCGTGATGGATTGA
- a CDS encoding YtxH domain-containing protein codes for MSSRNDNAAAAVIAFVSGAIIAGAAALLLTPKPGREVREKLSDLGESAAGKVRNLAREAKFKASAKTPAGDFHYDGGDAWI; via the coding sequence ATGTCATCCCGTAACGACAATGCCGCCGCTGCTGTCATAGCTTTTGTTTCCGGTGCGATCATCGCCGGTGCCGCCGCCCTGCTCCTGACCCCCAAGCCGGGCCGGGAAGTCCGGGAGAAGCTCTCGGACCTGGGAGAATCTGCAGCAGGCAAGGTTCGCAACCTGGCCCGTGAGGCGAAATTCAAGGCCTCGGCCAAGACGCCGGCCGGCGATTTCCATTACGACGGTGGAGACGCCTGGATCTGA
- a CDS encoding NAD-glutamate dehydrogenase domain-containing protein codes for MNLPAVIRRSARAESARAVETAAWLQQNMSPFFFEAMADEQDALAWLARDMPRLRINQRVILVDRAKLLVVACVSRRGTLYDTLRRIGEREISYAMFSHSFSSMPDMEEELEVQRFEFDRRQNHEIDLNRPIDIPSALAGRIRSELRTSFPGFDLKKFDRLLKIFWLNNQNYVRMSPPSRTAYLLWLFERSNEAGGLFLDIAEVVREGRPEIRVLFAVGNPPQEEFLRQVLEVFNRLEIGIRRAYCQTISNGIHPYFLGAFYVQSRTGADLSPGSPLAAYLRRELCTTQIVSTVSPAYRDFVTTGLLSGEDAALTNAFIAFCHTSLAHNQPDRFGLEDVQRAFYDHPEMGQLLIRLFRARFNPELTDREALYDAMLAETQEAVEGYNTGHRWLDDIRRSVYRCCLLLITHCLKTNFFVVEKQALAFRLDPAYLRKLGSEFIADLPEALPFRVTFFFSRYGAGYHIGFSDIARGGWRTVIARSADDFITAANTLFREVYVLANTQHLKNKDIYEGGSKLTLVLDASDLSEAGGDEENCRLYKLQYSIANAFLDIFVTADGRARDQRVVDYYGDDEPIEIGPDENMHDSMIEAIASLSRRRGYILGTGIMSSKRVGINHKEYGVTSTGVVTFARITMAESLGVDIDRDTFSLKMTGGPNGDVAGNCLRIMLARCPGLQVRLILDGTAAVYDPGGLHRQELERMVLKHDLDSFDPERLNPGGFIIYRTGRRMEGLKETHRKVSRSVTGMVEEWLDIDDFYHQYNSLVFSVPADLFIPAGGRPETIEGHNWRQFLDEQGKPSARVIVEGANSFLTPEARVQLQKSGAVIMRDASANKCGVISSSYEIIANLLLSEREFLEHKEEYVGDVLSILEKRAADEARLILRRWREAGGTQLYTEISDTISQNINAYYTRLFEFFSNRPALCLQMPFRQAVINHLPLLLRKTPAFRRRISTLPTKYLCAILAAEIGSSLIYTGNRDEDFEEMITRHLARIFRRPGDSPEPQPQRADR; via the coding sequence CGAAACTGCTGGTAGTGGCCTGCGTCAGCCGGCGCGGCACCCTCTACGATACTCTGCGCCGGATCGGGGAGCGGGAGATATCCTACGCCATGTTCTCCCACTCCTTTTCCTCCATGCCGGACATGGAGGAGGAACTGGAGGTGCAGCGTTTCGAATTCGACCGCCGCCAGAACCACGAAATCGACCTGAACCGGCCGATCGACATACCTTCTGCACTGGCAGGCAGGATCAGATCCGAGCTGCGGACGTCATTCCCCGGTTTTGACCTGAAAAAATTCGATCGGCTGCTGAAGATCTTCTGGCTCAACAATCAGAATTACGTTCGTATGTCTCCCCCCTCGCGGACCGCCTACCTGCTGTGGCTGTTCGAACGGAGCAACGAGGCCGGCGGATTGTTCCTGGATATCGCCGAGGTGGTCCGGGAGGGGCGCCCGGAGATCCGGGTGCTGTTCGCCGTGGGCAACCCGCCGCAGGAGGAGTTCCTGAGACAGGTACTGGAGGTTTTCAACCGCCTGGAAATCGGTATCCGCCGGGCCTATTGCCAGACCATTTCCAACGGCATCCACCCCTATTTCCTGGGGGCTTTCTATGTCCAGAGCCGCACCGGCGCCGATCTTTCCCCCGGCAGCCCCCTGGCCGCCTACCTGAGACGCGAGCTCTGCACCACCCAGATCGTCTCGACCGTATCCCCGGCCTACCGCGACTTCGTTACCACGGGATTGCTTTCCGGCGAGGATGCCGCCCTGACCAATGCCTTTATCGCTTTCTGCCACACCAGCCTGGCCCACAACCAGCCCGACCGTTTCGGGCTGGAAGATGTCCAGCGCGCCTTCTACGACCATCCCGAAATGGGGCAGCTGCTGATCCGCCTGTTCAGGGCCCGCTTCAATCCCGAGCTGACTGACCGGGAAGCTCTGTACGATGCCATGCTGGCCGAAACGCAGGAAGCGGTCGAAGGCTACAATACCGGCCACCGCTGGCTGGACGACATCCGCCGTTCGGTGTACCGCTGCTGTCTGCTGCTGATCACCCATTGCCTGAAGACCAACTTTTTCGTGGTCGAGAAGCAGGCTCTGGCCTTCCGGCTGGACCCGGCCTATCTGCGAAAACTCGGCTCCGAATTCATCGCGGATCTGCCCGAGGCGCTTCCCTTCCGGGTGACTTTCTTTTTCAGCCGTTACGGAGCCGGCTACCATATCGGCTTTTCGGATATCGCCCGTGGCGGCTGGCGCACGGTCATCGCCCGCAGCGCCGATGACTTCATCACCGCCGCCAACACCCTGTTCCGCGAAGTCTACGTACTGGCCAACACCCAGCACCTGAAGAATAAGGATATCTATGAGGGGGGCTCGAAGCTGACGCTGGTGCTGGATGCTTCCGACCTCAGCGAAGCGGGAGGGGACGAGGAAAACTGCAGGTTGTACAAGTTGCAGTATAGTATAGCTAATGCCTTCCTGGACATCTTCGTCACGGCCGACGGCCGCGCCAGGGATCAGCGGGTGGTGGACTACTATGGCGACGACGAACCGATCGAAATCGGTCCGGACGAGAACATGCACGACAGCATGATCGAGGCGATTGCCAGCCTGTCCAGGAGACGCGGCTATATCCTCGGCACCGGCATCATGTCCAGCAAGCGCGTCGGGATCAATCACAAGGAGTACGGCGTCACCTCCACCGGCGTGGTCACCTTTGCCCGGATCACCATGGCCGAGTCGCTCGGCGTCGATATCGACCGCGACACCTTTTCGCTCAAAATGACCGGAGGTCCCAACGGCGATGTGGCCGGCAACTGTCTGCGCATCATGCTGGCCCGCTGCCCCGGGTTGCAGGTGCGCCTGATTCTGGATGGCACGGCAGCCGTCTACGATCCCGGCGGCCTCCATCGCCAGGAGCTGGAACGGATGGTTTTGAAGCACGACCTGGACAGTTTCGATCCGGAGCGGCTCAATCCCGGAGGCTTCATCATCTACCGCACCGGCCGACGCATGGAGGGGCTCAAGGAGACCCACCGCAAGGTCAGCCGATCAGTGACAGGCATGGTGGAGGAATGGCTGGATATCGACGATTTCTACCACCAGTACAACAGCCTGGTCTTTTCGGTGCCGGCCGATCTCTTCATTCCGGCCGGCGGCCGGCCCGAAACCATTGAAGGTCACAACTGGCGGCAATTCCTGGACGAACAGGGCAAGCCTTCGGCCAGGGTGATCGTGGAGGGAGCCAACTCCTTCCTGACCCCCGAGGCGCGGGTGCAGCTCCAGAAGAGCGGAGCGGTCATCATGCGCGACGCTTCGGCCAACAAGTGCGGGGTGATCTCCTCCTCCTACGAGATCATCGCCAACCTGCTGCTGTCGGAGCGGGAGTTCCTGGAGCACAAGGAGGAGTACGTCGGTGATGTGCTGTCCATTCTGGAGAAACGGGCGGCCGATGAGGCGCGGCTGATCCTGCGGCGGTGGCGCGAGGCAGGCGGAACCCAGCTTTATACCGAGATTTCGGACACCATCAGCCAGAACATCAACGCCTACTATACCCGTCTGTTCGAATTCTTTTCGAACCGGCCCGCGCTCTGTCTGCAAATGCCTTTCCGCCAGGCGGTGATCAACCATCTGCCGCTTTTGCTCCGGAAGACGCCGGCCTTCAGACGACGCATCAGCACGCTGCCCACCAAGTATCTGTGCGCCATCCTGGCGGCGGAAATCGGTTCGTCCCTGATCTATACCGGCAACCGGGACGAGGACTTCGAGGAGATGATAACGCGGCACCTGGCGCGCATCTTCAGGCGTCCGGGGGACAGTCCCGAACCCCAGCCACAGCGGGCGGACCGGTAA